The following coding sequences lie in one Monomorium pharaonis isolate MP-MQ-018 chromosome 1, ASM1337386v2, whole genome shotgun sequence genomic window:
- the LOC118647836 gene encoding uncharacterized protein LOC118647836, with the protein MSQFNNENVLFELQIQNNTLVSNLGKLQIMSSNNIKPNRVQLSDVLNTTKLVNLEGYVKSNFASIHNSKLNKTIGCGSIRDGVYKLEVYIIDFNEDNYHKELIQKGNKIELTGIIQNTGIVRNHLNEVYGNNWMGTNGPIRWPPRSPDHNPCDFFLWGCVKENVYFERIETRNDLEEAIEVAFASIDPDMIRRATESVSRRAQKCLDKVVTFF; encoded by the exons ATGtcacaatttaataatgaaaacgTTTTATTCGAActacaaattcaaaataacaCCCTGGTTTCCAATTTaggaaaattacaaataatgtcTTCTAATAACATTAAACCGAATCGAGTTCAATTAAGTGATGTATTAAATACAACTAAACTTGTCA accTGGAAGGTtatgtaaaatcaaattttgcaagtatacataatagtaaattaaataagacgATTGGCTGTGGATCTATCAGAGATGGTGTATATAAACTTGAAGTatacattattgattttaatgagGATAATTATCACAAAGAACTCATACAAAAAgggaataaaatagaattgaCTGGAATAATACAGAACACAG ggatTGTCCGGAATCACTTAAACGAGGTATATGGCAATAATTGGATGGGCACAAACGGTCCCATTCGTTGGCCACCTCGTTCACCCGATCACAATCCGTGCGACTTTTTTCTGTGGGGATGTGTAAaggaaaatgtttattttgaaagaattGAAACGCGGAATGATCTCGAAGAAGCTATCGAAGTGGCTTTCGCAAGTATCGATCCAGATATGATTCGAAGGGCAACAGAAAGTGTATCACGTAGAGCTCAAAAGTGTTTAGACAAGGTGGTCACTTTTTTTTGA